Below is a window of Desulfuromonadales bacterium DNA.
GCTTCGCGCCTGGCTGTAGAGATACCCCTCGGCGCACAATTCCTGGAGAGCGCCCTCGACCGTATTGCGGCTTGTTTCCAGCTCAACGGCCAGTTCGCGAATCGAGGGGAGCCTGGAATGCGCCGGGAGTTCGCCTGTCAGGACCTGGTCGCGAATCTGCTGGTAGAGCTGTCGATAAAGTGGCGTGACGTCATCGGCGTTCAGAGTAAACACGACTTCACCTCAAGCAAAGGGAACGGTTCGGAATTACGAGCCGCTTTGCGTGGAAGACCCAAGTTTCCGGGGGGGTGGGACTTTTCCAGGTATCTGAGAAATCATCTGCCCCCATGTTTTTTTCGTGAATTGTACCTTTTGATGGGGTCAGCAATCAAATACTCTATGGCTGTCTTCAGCCAAGAACCCCATTCACGACAGGAGATTGAGTATGATCCCGGAAAAATTGCAAGAGATTCTCAAAACAGATGGTGTTGTCGCAATCGCCACTCTGGGCAAGGATGGACCACACATGGTCAATACCTGGAACAGCTACATCCGCATCTCACCCGAAGGCCGCATGCTGATTCCTGCCGGCTACATGCACAAGACGGAAGAAAACATCAAGCACAATCCCGAGGTGTTGATCACCCTCGGCAGCAGCAAAGTCAAGGGCCTGCATGGAACCGGGGCCGGGTTTCTGATCAAGGGGAAGGCGGCATTCGTGACATCCGGCCCCGACTACGATGCCTTGAAATCGACATTTAGCTGGCTGCGGGCAACTCTCACCGTCACAATCGACTCCGCTACCCAGACGTGGTGATAAATCCTCTGCCGGGAAGGTCAACATTTGACGCCACCTACTCAA
It encodes the following:
- a CDS encoding pyridoxamine 5'-phosphate oxidase family protein yields the protein MIPEKLQEILKTDGVVAIATLGKDGPHMVNTWNSYIRISPEGRMLIPAGYMHKTEENIKHNPEVLITLGSSKVKGLHGTGAGFLIKGKAAFVTSGPDYDALKSTFSWLRATLTVTIDSATQTW